In Aquiflexum balticum DSM 16537, a single genomic region encodes these proteins:
- a CDS encoding DUF2231 domain-containing protein, translating to MIQDLITFIGRFHPLWVHLPIGFLIIAVFFKAYMTLGKKPAMQEAVNFSLLLGTISALIAAVLGFLLSQSGGYEDDLLDVHVVAGWMTVIISAIAWWINKHEDRFSKKLNYIVLGFMILALSVTGHFGGSLTHGEDYLTAYAPFGEKQKETQGRVLDKLEDAEVFTDVIQPVLRSKCQSCHRPGKTKGELNLVSYETMLQGGENGPVFIAADAEKSELIRRVTLPSDHDDFMPAEGKKPLTEEEIQVLIWWIAKGKADPKISLMDADEAIIAWAKPRLNILGTEKLQVVRIDTVHLKALEKMGFRVRILSHESGALDVVLPSDAAKDRASELLKALLPVKDQIYWLSLAETGLQDYDLNQIAQFSNLHRLRIENNPITDSGISALSSLSKLESLNLNGTKVSEAGLETLAEIQTLKSLYLWNTAIDPKDEKVGKIQSIGVRVVFGS from the coding sequence ATGATACAAGACCTGATCACTTTCATCGGACGATTTCACCCACTTTGGGTTCATTTGCCTATTGGTTTTTTGATCATTGCGGTCTTTTTTAAAGCCTATATGACATTGGGGAAAAAACCCGCGATGCAGGAAGCTGTGAACTTTTCTTTGCTTTTGGGAACCATCAGTGCCTTAATTGCAGCAGTATTGGGTTTTTTGCTTTCGCAATCCGGGGGATATGAGGACGACCTTTTGGATGTTCATGTGGTGGCAGGATGGATGACGGTGATAATCTCAGCCATTGCCTGGTGGATCAATAAGCATGAGGACAGGTTCAGCAAAAAACTGAATTATATTGTATTAGGCTTTATGATCCTGGCACTTTCTGTCACCGGACATTTTGGGGGAAGCCTTACTCATGGGGAAGATTATCTAACTGCTTATGCACCTTTTGGTGAAAAGCAAAAAGAGACCCAAGGGCGGGTTTTGGATAAATTGGAGGATGCGGAGGTTTTTACAGATGTGATTCAGCCTGTGCTTCGAAGCAAATGTCAAAGCTGTCACCGACCTGGAAAAACCAAAGGTGAACTGAATTTGGTTTCCTATGAGACTATGCTCCAAGGAGGAGAAAACGGTCCGGTATTTATTGCGGCAGATGCTGAAAAAAGTGAGCTGATCCGGAGAGTAACGCTGCCGTCTGATCACGATGATTTTATGCCTGCAGAAGGGAAAAAGCCACTGACTGAAGAAGAAATCCAAGTACTCATTTGGTGGATAGCAAAAGGAAAAGCAGATCCTAAAATCTCCTTGATGGATGCGGATGAAGCTATTATTGCATGGGCAAAGCCTAGACTGAATATACTCGGAACAGAAAAATTACAGGTAGTAAGAATCGATACTGTTCATCTCAAAGCTTTGGAGAAAATGGGATTTCGGGTTAGAATTCTCTCCCACGAATCCGGCGCTTTGGATGTTGTCTTGCCATCGGATGCCGCCAAGGATCGAGCTTCGGAACTATTGAAAGCGCTTTTGCCTGTCAAAGATCAGATTTATTGGCTCAGTTTGGCCGAAACGGGACTCCAAGATTATGACCTGAATCAGATAGCGCAGTTTTCAAATTTGCACAGACTACGGATCGAAAATAATCCCATCACGGATTCAGGAATTTCAGCTTTGAGCAGTCTTTCCAAACTGGAAAGTTTGAACCTGAACGGGACCAAGGTCAGCGAAGCAGGTTTGGAAACATTGGCTGAAATCCAAACTCTCAAATCACTTTACCTTTGGAATACAGCTATTGATCCTAAGGACGAAAAGGTGGGAAAAATACAATCTATCGGGGTGAGGGTAGTTTTTGGAAGTTGA
- a CDS encoding FAD-dependent monooxygenase, producing the protein MKITIIGGGIAGLTTALALNKLGFQFEVYERAKQLNEVGAGIWMQPNALKVLDWLGLGTLVRESGTLLDQVDITNSQLVPFKKTGQQVVQDEKGNKIVAIHRSTLQMILFEALPKDKVKLGYEFNSIDYSNNQLKIYIGDKETVTDLLIGADGINSKVRDSIFSNTSKRFSGQTCWRGISEIGLPKEFQNSGIESWGRKIRFGFSQISENQVYWFAVVKAKQNGTDNIDSIKSELRQLYSSFHPLVLKIIDQTKAEKIIRNDISDLKRLDKWHKDKVVLVGDAAHATTPNMGQGAGQGIEDAYYLANILAGNNQIEQTLDLFESARREKVDYVVNNSWRLGQLAHSDFGQFIMKSIMKLTPEKVMKQQMKKLYLIHDTF; encoded by the coding sequence ATGAAAATTACCATCATTGGTGGGGGAATTGCAGGGTTAACAACCGCTTTAGCATTGAACAAACTTGGATTTCAGTTTGAAGTGTATGAACGGGCAAAACAGCTAAATGAAGTTGGGGCAGGTATTTGGATGCAACCCAACGCATTGAAAGTTTTAGACTGGTTAGGGCTGGGCACACTCGTCAGAGAGAGTGGTACGCTGTTGGACCAGGTAGATATAACAAACTCCCAATTAGTACCCTTTAAAAAAACCGGACAGCAAGTTGTTCAGGACGAAAAAGGCAATAAAATTGTGGCAATACACAGATCAACCTTACAGATGATATTGTTTGAAGCCTTACCTAAAGACAAGGTAAAACTAGGGTATGAATTCAATTCAATCGATTACAGTAACAATCAGCTGAAGATTTATATAGGCGATAAGGAAACAGTTACGGATTTGCTCATTGGAGCTGATGGAATAAACTCAAAGGTGAGAGATAGTATATTTAGTAATACTTCAAAAAGATTTTCAGGTCAAACGTGTTGGAGGGGTATTTCTGAAATTGGTCTTCCAAAAGAGTTTCAAAACTCAGGCATTGAAAGTTGGGGTAGAAAGATAAGATTTGGCTTTTCTCAAATTTCAGAGAATCAGGTTTATTGGTTTGCTGTAGTCAAGGCCAAACAGAACGGAACTGACAACATAGATAGCATTAAATCTGAATTAAGGCAGTTGTATAGCAGTTTCCACCCTTTAGTTTTAAAAATCATTGACCAAACCAAAGCGGAGAAAATCATCAGGAATGACATTTCAGACCTTAAACGGCTAGATAAATGGCATAAAGACAAAGTGGTTTTGGTAGGAGATGCTGCACACGCCACTACCCCGAATATGGGACAAGGGGCAGGCCAAGGAATCGAAGACGCCTATTACCTTGCGAATATTTTAGCAGGAAACAATCAGATTGAGCAGACCTTGGATTTATTTGAATCAGCCAGACGGGAAAAAGTCGATTATGTGGTAAATAACTCCTGGAGGTTGGGACAGTTGGCCCATAGTGATTTTGGACAATTCATAATGAAATCCATTATGAAATTAACACCCGAGAAAGTAATGAAACAGCAAATGAAAAAACTTTACTTAATTCATGATACATTTTAA
- a CDS encoding RagB/SusD family nutrient uptake outer membrane protein: MKNLLNIRYFLIGLAMSFFALSCVDLEEQVYSDVLADEFFQNEEEFISALGAAYRSLGGLGNHSGLWSINEIASDEIVVSHKGGDWFDGGVLLQLHQHDFLPDNPFFQNSWNFLFGGINTCNRLIFTFEGSDNPIAPSFIGELRALRALYYYWALDAFGNVPLVTDFADLEAPSTRSRQEIYNFILTELNEVIPLLPTAKDASTYGRMTRWSALMIRMKLYLNAEVYTGTPQWALAAADAEEIINSGPYSLMPIYKDNFVINNAISSENILVYPYDKVFARGFNWVMMTLHIASQATFNLTQQPWNGYQTVEEFYNSYVDPVRNPGVQGPVWKGLALEQSPGTLDGRLSNFLVGPQFRSDGSRLTDPGVEGNDPDGQPLTFMPFLNEISPGGLRQAGARIAKYEFERGGTDNMSNDFVIFRLSDVILSLAEAKFRLGETAEALALVNQIRERAGNLDPFTTLTEQNLFDERGREMYVEMTRRQDLIRFKKYGEAWWPFQGMNRPKRVHAPGSHWELFPIPEPQILANPKLTQNPGYN, translated from the coding sequence ATGAAAAATTTACTAAACATACGATACTTCCTAATTGGCCTGGCGATGAGTTTCTTCGCATTATCTTGTGTCGATTTAGAAGAACAGGTTTACAGTGATGTATTAGCAGATGAATTCTTTCAAAATGAGGAAGAGTTTATCTCTGCTCTAGGAGCTGCTTATAGATCTTTGGGAGGTTTGGGGAATCATTCGGGCCTTTGGTCCATCAATGAAATTGCTTCTGATGAGATAGTTGTATCTCATAAGGGTGGAGACTGGTTTGATGGAGGTGTTCTATTACAGTTGCATCAACATGATTTTCTTCCTGACAACCCCTTTTTCCAAAATTCCTGGAATTTCCTTTTTGGTGGGATCAATACATGCAATAGGTTGATATTCACTTTTGAAGGGTCAGATAATCCTATTGCTCCCTCATTTATTGGAGAATTGAGGGCGCTTCGGGCATTGTACTATTATTGGGCATTGGATGCGTTTGGAAATGTGCCTTTGGTTACAGATTTTGCTGATTTGGAAGCCCCTTCAACAAGATCAAGACAGGAAATTTATAATTTCATTCTTACAGAATTGAATGAAGTCATTCCTTTGTTACCTACTGCAAAAGATGCATCGACTTATGGAAGAATGACCAGATGGTCGGCTTTGATGATCAGAATGAAGTTGTATCTCAATGCAGAGGTTTATACGGGTACTCCACAATGGGCTTTGGCTGCGGCTGATGCAGAGGAAATTATCAATTCCGGCCCATATAGCCTAATGCCTATTTACAAAGATAATTTCGTAATCAACAATGCTATTTCTTCCGAAAATATCTTGGTATATCCTTACGATAAGGTATTTGCAAGAGGATTTAACTGGGTGATGATGACCTTGCATATTGCCAGTCAGGCAACCTTTAACCTGACCCAACAGCCTTGGAACGGATATCAAACAGTGGAGGAATTTTATAATTCCTATGTGGATCCTGTTAGAAATCCAGGTGTTCAGGGTCCGGTTTGGAAAGGCCTTGCTTTGGAACAAAGCCCAGGTACTTTAGATGGTAGGTTATCCAATTTCTTGGTCGGACCTCAATTTAGATCTGATGGTTCAAGATTGACAGATCCGGGAGTTGAAGGCAATGATCCTGATGGACAGCCTCTTACTTTCATGCCTTTCTTAAATGAAATCTCCCCAGGAGGTTTAAGGCAGGCAGGTGCCAGAATCGCTAAATATGAATTTGAAAGAGGCGGTACCGATAATATGAGCAATGACTTTGTGATCTTCAGATTGTCTGATGTCATCCTTTCTTTGGCAGAAGCTAAATTCAGACTTGGAGAAACTGCTGAAGCCCTTGCGTTGGTAAATCAAATCAGGGAAAGAGCCGGTAATCTTGATCCATTCACTACACTCACAGAGCAAAATCTATTTGACGAAAGAGGAAGAGAGATGTATGTGGAAATGACAAGAAGGCAGGATCTGATCAGATTCAAAAAATATGGCGAGGCCTGGTGGCCTTTCCAGGGAATGAACCGTCCCAAAAGAGTACATGCACCTGGAAGTCATTGGGAATTATTCCCTATCCCAGAACCGCAAATATTGGCCAATCCTAAGTTAACCCAAAACCCAGGTTACAACTAA
- a CDS encoding SusC/RagA family TonB-linked outer membrane protein, whose protein sequence is MKKQFTRYCLLLFLMGCTVINFTYAQQGQITGKVADSDSGEGIPGVSVLVKGTTRGAITDLDGNYTISAGSNDVLVFSFIGFTTIEEAIGNRSVINVALSASIQALNEVIVVGYGTQERKEITSAVTSVKAEDFNQGTVNDPRQLLQGKVAGLQIARPGGNPNGGFAMRLRGISSIGENSEPLIVIDGVIGGSLATVDPNDIESMDVLKDGSAAAIYGTRGSAGVILVTTKTGKTGRTIVEYNGSMAIENVARTISVMSADEYRQVPGMVDLGGNTNWLDEVTRTGFTHVHNLSLGGGSASTAYRVSINSRNAEGVGINSGFNALNARLNLTQRALKDKAIFTVNISNTSIDRRFGNENSFRYAIVSNPTVPVFDPNPQTPNFGGYYERDIFDWFNPVSIAEQNIADGRESRLLASIRGEYNFTSKFRAAVFYATQRETDWRGNYSPKTAKFGGGFGRNGLAEIRNDERLNDLFETTLHYDTQAGRVGMAFLGGYSFQEFFNQGNRMQAGDFLTDVNTYNNIGQALDLENGLASISSYANENRLVAFFGRANFNWEDTYLLSISARYEGSSRFGENNKWGLFPAVSAGVNLANIIDIPTVSAMKVRASYGRTGTQPNQSYISLFRFGRTGNFFYNDRFVPSFGPVSNPNPDLAWEKKDEYNFGVDFVMLNNRLDGSFDYYTRVTTGMLLPINVPVPPNLFPTTILNIGEMVNSGIEFMVNYQAIQKSQFRWTTGFNFSTLRTNLRSLSSGDFSFGDVNYRSNFGSPGQNLTQLIRVQENGPLGQIWGPIFDGVNENGSPRLKVINGTAVDDNGNPVYCNCNDDRTQLGTAYPTFNFGFNNTINYKNWDLNFFFRGSIGHYLINSYRGFYENTESTTVQNYNIVNTKYYDPSIKVAQYNSSHVEKADFVVLDNATLGYNFNLGQGRNVTRLRTFISVQNPFIFTGYTGVDPEVRYTDPESNNDPLAPGIERRATYFTTTITTLGINVSF, encoded by the coding sequence ATGAAAAAACAATTTACAAGGTATTGCTTGTTGTTGTTTCTCATGGGATGTACGGTAATTAATTTTACCTACGCCCAGCAGGGACAAATAACAGGTAAAGTGGCTGATTCGGATTCCGGAGAGGGAATTCCTGGGGTCAGTGTTTTAGTTAAGGGTACCACTAGAGGTGCCATTACAGATTTGGACGGAAATTATACCATTTCAGCAGGTAGCAATGATGTCTTAGTATTTTCTTTTATAGGATTCACTACTATTGAAGAAGCAATAGGAAACAGGTCTGTTATCAATGTGGCCTTATCAGCTTCAATTCAAGCACTTAACGAAGTAATTGTCGTAGGGTATGGTACCCAGGAAAGAAAGGAAATTACAAGTGCGGTTACGAGTGTCAAAGCTGAAGACTTCAACCAAGGTACGGTAAATGATCCAAGGCAATTGCTTCAAGGTAAAGTAGCCGGACTTCAAATAGCAAGACCTGGTGGAAATCCCAATGGTGGCTTTGCCATGCGTTTGAGAGGGATATCATCTATAGGTGAAAATTCTGAACCTTTGATCGTTATCGATGGAGTTATTGGCGGTTCTTTAGCCACTGTGGATCCAAATGACATCGAATCTATGGATGTATTGAAAGATGGATCAGCTGCGGCTATTTATGGTACAAGGGGATCTGCGGGGGTGATTTTGGTAACTACCAAAACAGGAAAAACAGGCAGGACAATTGTTGAATACAATGGTAGCATGGCCATAGAAAATGTAGCAAGAACCATCTCGGTTATGAGTGCAGATGAATACCGTCAGGTTCCAGGTATGGTTGATTTGGGTGGAAATACCAATTGGTTGGATGAAGTAACCAGGACCGGATTTACCCATGTTCATAACCTTTCTCTTGGAGGAGGTTCTGCCAGTACCGCCTATAGAGTATCTATCAACTCCAGAAATGCAGAAGGTGTAGGAATCAATTCTGGCTTCAATGCACTCAATGCAAGACTTAATCTTACCCAAAGAGCACTAAAAGACAAAGCGATTTTCACTGTTAATATTTCCAATACTTCAATTGATAGAAGATTCGGAAACGAAAATTCATTCCGTTATGCTATAGTAAGTAATCCTACAGTTCCTGTTTTTGATCCCAATCCACAAACCCCCAATTTCGGAGGTTATTATGAGCGGGACATTTTTGACTGGTTCAACCCGGTATCTATTGCTGAGCAAAATATAGCTGACGGCAGAGAGAGCAGGTTATTGGCCAGTATCAGGGGCGAATATAACTTTACCAGCAAATTTCGGGCAGCGGTGTTTTATGCTACTCAAAGAGAAACTGATTGGAGAGGAAATTACTCACCCAAAACCGCGAAATTCGGTGGAGGTTTTGGAAGAAATGGTTTAGCTGAAATCAGGAATGACGAAAGATTGAATGACCTTTTTGAAACAACATTACATTATGATACGCAAGCAGGGAGAGTAGGTATGGCATTCTTGGGTGGTTATTCTTTCCAGGAATTTTTCAACCAAGGAAACAGAATGCAGGCTGGAGACTTCCTAACAGATGTAAATACTTATAATAATATCGGACAAGCGCTGGATCTTGAAAATGGTTTGGCATCAATTTCGTCTTATGCAAACGAGAACCGATTGGTGGCATTCTTTGGCCGTGCCAACTTTAACTGGGAAGACACCTACTTATTGTCTATTTCTGCAAGATATGAAGGTTCATCAAGATTCGGTGAGAACAACAAATGGGGTCTGTTTCCAGCAGTTAGTGCCGGGGTCAACTTAGCCAATATAATTGATATTCCAACGGTAAGTGCCATGAAAGTAAGAGCGAGTTATGGCAGAACAGGTACGCAGCCAAATCAATCTTATATTTCACTGTTCAGATTTGGAAGAACAGGAAATTTCTTTTACAATGATAGATTTGTTCCCTCCTTTGGTCCAGTTTCCAATCCAAACCCAGATTTGGCTTGGGAAAAGAAAGATGAATATAATTTCGGAGTGGACTTTGTAATGCTAAACAATAGATTGGATGGTTCCTTTGATTATTATACCAGAGTGACTACCGGAATGCTTCTACCCATCAATGTCCCTGTTCCACCAAATCTTTTCCCAACCACAATTTTGAACATAGGAGAAATGGTGAATTCAGGTATAGAATTTATGGTCAATTACCAAGCTATCCAAAAAAGTCAGTTCCGTTGGACAACAGGATTTAACTTCTCTACTTTGAGAACCAACCTCCGTAGCTTGTCTTCCGGGGACTTCTCGTTTGGTGATGTGAATTACCGTTCCAACTTTGGTTCACCAGGACAAAACTTAACCCAATTGATCAGGGTTCAGGAAAACGGTCCATTAGGCCAGATTTGGGGTCCCATATTTGACGGGGTCAATGAAAATGGTAGCCCTAGATTGAAAGTCATAAACGGTACTGCTGTAGATGATAATGGCAATCCGGTTTATTGTAATTGTAATGATGACAGAACCCAATTGGGAACTGCTTATCCAACATTCAACTTTGGATTCAACAATACCATCAATTACAAAAACTGGGATTTGAATTTCTTCTTTAGAGGATCCATTGGACATTACCTCATCAACAGTTATAGAGGCTTCTACGAAAATACAGAAAGTACTACGGTTCAGAATTATAATATTGTAAATACCAAATATTATGATCCTTCAATCAAAGTAGCACAGTATAATAGCAGTCACGTGGAAAAGGCTGATTTTGTGGTTCTGGATAACGCAACCTTAGGCTATAATTTCAATCTAGGACAAGGAAGAAATGTTACGAGATTAAGGACCTTCATATCAGTGCAGAACCCTTTCATCTTTACTGGCTATACTGGTGTTGATCCGGAAGTTAGATATACTGATCCCGAAAGCAACAATGATCCATTGGCTCCCGGTATAGAGCGTAGAGCAACCTATTTCACTACTACTATCACCACACTTGGAATCAATGTCAGTTTCTAA
- a CDS encoding dipeptidase: MFTIDAHLDLSMNALEWNRDLRKPVAEINRRESGLSDKPDRGKAVVSLPELRKGNIGLVVATQIARYVKEGNPLPGWHSPEQAWAQTQGQLAWYRAMEDAGEMVQITDLESLEKHLQLWLHELPWSTKPIGYILSLEGADSIVNLKYLEKAYQNGLRALGPAHYGPGRYANGTDATGGLEKNGRELLKEMERMNIILDATHLCDDSFWEALDHFNGHVWASHNNCRALVNHNRQFSDDQIKVLIERGAVIGGALDAWMMVPGWVRGKSKPMEMDCNLEKMIDHMDHICQLAGNANHIGIGSDLDGAFGKEQCPYDLETIADLQSIPSLLYKRGYSSKDIEGVMFGNWVRFLRKAWS; the protein is encoded by the coding sequence ATGTTCACAATAGACGCCCACCTCGACCTCAGTATGAATGCCCTTGAATGGAACCGGGATCTGAGGAAGCCTGTAGCTGAAATAAATAGACGGGAATCAGGATTAAGCGACAAACCTGACAGGGGAAAAGCTGTTGTATCCTTGCCTGAATTGAGAAAAGGAAATATAGGATTGGTAGTCGCTACCCAGATAGCAAGGTATGTGAAGGAGGGCAATCCCTTACCCGGTTGGCATTCACCTGAACAGGCTTGGGCACAGACACAAGGTCAATTGGCCTGGTACCGGGCAATGGAAGATGCCGGAGAGATGGTACAGATAACTGACCTCGAAAGCCTTGAAAAGCATCTTCAGCTTTGGCTGCATGAATTGCCTTGGAGTACCAAGCCGATTGGTTATATCCTTTCATTGGAAGGGGCAGATTCTATTGTGAATTTAAAATATCTTGAAAAAGCATACCAAAATGGACTGAGAGCATTAGGACCCGCACATTATGGTCCCGGAAGATATGCCAATGGCACGGATGCAACTGGTGGGTTGGAAAAAAACGGCAGAGAATTGCTCAAAGAAATGGAGCGGATGAATATTATCCTCGATGCTACCCACCTCTGCGATGACAGTTTTTGGGAGGCTTTGGACCATTTCAATGGACACGTTTGGGCGAGTCACAACAATTGTAGGGCATTGGTCAATCATAACCGTCAGTTTTCCGACGATCAGATCAAAGTATTGATTGAAAGAGGAGCAGTAATTGGTGGAGCGTTGGATGCTTGGATGATGGTGCCTGGCTGGGTTCGGGGAAAATCAAAGCCAATGGAAATGGACTGTAATCTGGAGAAAATGATTGACCATATGGACCATATCTGTCAGCTTGCAGGCAACGCCAACCATATAGGTATAGGTTCAGATTTGGATGGTGCCTTTGGCAAAGAACAATGTCCTTATGATTTGGAAACTATTGCAGATTTACAAAGCATTCCTTCTCTGTTGTATAAAAGAGGATACAGTTCCAAGGATATTGAAGGAGTTATGTTCGGAAATTGGGTAAGATTTTTAAGAAAAGCTTGGTCTTAA
- a CDS encoding RidA family protein: MKTPEENLAELGLTLPPPPKPLGVYRPCLVDGKYLYLSGHGTVKEDGTLIIGRIGEDMDMDAGKLAARQVGLAMLATIKANIGSLDKVKRVIKVLGMVNCTPDFEKHPYVINGCSELFASVWGQENGIGVRSAVGFGSLPDNIPVEIEALFELN, translated from the coding sequence ATGAAAACACCAGAAGAAAACCTTGCCGAATTAGGCTTAACATTGCCTCCACCACCAAAACCTTTGGGTGTTTACCGACCCTGCTTGGTTGATGGTAAATACCTTTACCTCTCCGGACACGGTACAGTAAAGGAAGATGGAACTCTGATTATCGGAAGAATCGGAGAAGATATGGATATGGATGCTGGAAAATTGGCTGCCAGACAAGTTGGTTTGGCAATGTTAGCCACCATCAAAGCCAATATTGGCTCGCTCGATAAAGTGAAAAGGGTCATCAAAGTCCTTGGAATGGTCAATTGCACCCCGGATTTTGAAAAACATCCCTATGTAATCAATGGCTGCAGTGAGCTTTTCGCATCGGTTTGGGGTCAGGAAAATGGAATCGGTGTGAGAAGCGCAGTTGGCTTTGGATCACTACCTGATAATATACCTGTGGAGATTGAGGCGTTGTTTGAGTTGAATTAG
- a CDS encoding gluconate:H+ symporter, with translation MSLVFVFISILVLILLITWLKFNPFLAFLISSILAGFLLGIPPEQIAGSIQKGIGGLLGDLVIVIVMGAMLGKLVAESGAAQKISDTLMSIFGIKNVTWAMMVTGLVVGIPLFYNVGFVLLVPLVFTISYRYKLPAVYVGIPLLAALSVTHGFLPPHPSPAALVAQFGANMGLTLVYGLIIVVPTIIIAGPIFAKFLKNIDARPLDTFLAKPKKEEDLPGTFNSFFSALFPVFLLIGTTTLMLNMSADHWLFPYLKFVGDPGMVMLISLLIATYTIGLRMKFKIPALMDIYVVASKDVAMILLIIAGAGALKQVLLDSGVSQTIADSLQGWDVDPLILAWTITAIIRVCVGSATVAGLTTAGIIAPMVSGGVVDPNLLVLSIGAGSLMFSHFNDAGFWLYKEYFNVSVKDTLKSWSLMETIVAVVGLGGVMLLDAFI, from the coding sequence ATGTCTCTCGTCTTTGTATTCATCAGTATTTTGGTACTCATCCTTTTGATTACCTGGCTCAAATTCAACCCATTTTTAGCTTTTCTTATTTCATCCATTCTTGCAGGATTTCTTCTGGGAATTCCCCCGGAACAAATCGCCGGTTCAATCCAAAAAGGCATTGGAGGACTGTTGGGGGACTTGGTGATTGTCATAGTCATGGGAGCGATGTTAGGCAAATTAGTGGCAGAAAGCGGTGCCGCCCAAAAAATATCCGATACCTTGATGTCAATTTTTGGAATAAAAAATGTCACATGGGCCATGATGGTGACTGGCTTGGTGGTCGGTATTCCACTTTTTTACAATGTTGGATTTGTGCTCCTTGTACCATTGGTTTTCACCATTTCTTACAGATATAAATTGCCGGCAGTTTATGTAGGCATTCCTCTGTTGGCGGCCTTGTCCGTGACACATGGTTTCTTGCCGCCACACCCATCTCCTGCAGCATTGGTTGCTCAGTTTGGAGCCAATATGGGCCTTACACTAGTGTATGGATTAATAATTGTAGTCCCAACTATCATCATTGCAGGACCGATATTTGCGAAATTTCTCAAAAATATTGATGCCCGGCCCCTGGATACATTTCTGGCCAAACCTAAGAAAGAAGAAGACCTTCCTGGTACTTTCAACAGCTTTTTCTCTGCATTATTTCCTGTCTTTTTGTTGATTGGTACTACCACTTTGATGTTGAATATGTCAGCTGATCATTGGCTTTTTCCTTATTTGAAATTTGTGGGAGATCCGGGAATGGTAATGCTCATCTCCCTATTGATCGCAACTTATACCATTGGATTGAGGATGAAATTCAAAATTCCTGCTTTAATGGATATTTATGTAGTAGCTTCCAAAGATGTCGCGATGATTTTATTGATCATTGCAGGAGCCGGAGCACTGAAGCAGGTTTTACTGGATTCGGGTGTCAGTCAGACCATTGCCGATTCACTTCAGGGCTGGGATGTGGATCCATTGATATTGGCATGGACCATTACCGCGATCATTAGGGTTTGTGTAGGATCAGCTACAGTAGCAGGGTTAACTACTGCAGGGATCATTGCACCAATGGTTTCCGGAGGGGTGGTTGATCCTAATTTGTTGGTTTTGTCCATTGGTGCAGGCAGTCTGATGTTCTCCCATTTCAATGATGCAGGCTTTTGGCTTTATAAAGAATATTTCAATGTAAGTGTCAAAGACACGCTAAAATCTTGGTCACTGATGGAGACAATAGTGGCAGTAGTGGGATTAGGTGGAGTGATGCTACTCGACGCCTTTATTTGA